A single region of the Deferrivibrio essentukiensis genome encodes:
- the tsaE gene encoding tRNA (adenosine(37)-N6)-threonylcarbamoyltransferase complex ATPase subunit type 1 TsaE → MNYCKKSLSLEDTKEIAKWVYNLLVSEKRGTIFLNGEMGAGKTTFTKYLAEYFGCADGSSSPTFTILNTYESKKGKRLLHFDLYRIESIEELEQTGFFEYIEDDAIAVIEWADKLDLREYFDDIVEIKIEKDKNARIFNVIY, encoded by the coding sequence ATGAATTATTGTAAAAAATCTTTAAGCCTTGAAGATACGAAAGAGATTGCAAAATGGGTTTATAACCTTTTGGTTTCAGAAAAAAGGGGTACAATCTTTTTAAATGGGGAGATGGGGGCAGGCAAGACTACTTTTACGAAATATTTGGCTGAATATTTTGGATGTGCTGATGGGTCATCAAGCCCGACATTTACAATACTAAATACTTACGAATCAAAAAAAGGAAAAAGGCTTTTGCACTTTGATTTGTATCGTATTGAAAGCATAGAAGAGTTAGAGCAGACAGGTTTTTTTGAATACATTGAAGATGATGCTATTGCGGTTATAGAGTGGGCTGATAAATTGGATTTGAGAGAGTATTTTGACGATATAGTTGAAATTAAAATAGAAAAAGATAAAAATGCAAGAATTTTTAACGTAATATATTAA